In Apium graveolens cultivar Ventura chromosome 10, ASM990537v1, whole genome shotgun sequence, the following are encoded in one genomic region:
- the LOC141690451 gene encoding uncharacterized protein LOC141690451, translating to MDESGLARTLEYGQSLCTLAMLRVPLWNYIGTLNYASTPWCLLGDFNCVFRLNEISGLGTVRTVGDTFTWTNKRPQNPVFNRLDRMLGNALWFQHFTEGCAQVKSRGIMDHNPIFYEEPIPIKNFKTALRDLNKSHGDLHLTVHTLRAQLNDIQLATVSDNGRDLVIQEQILVDKLNLDLLQEEHFLLQKSRVKWLGEGDKNNAFFHQQCKANWNHIKVQNLQNEEGVMVHGQQNCVEVVVSYFHKLMANADSQNANYVLDLSTI from the exons GGTTCCCCTCTGGAACTACATTGGTACTCTCAATTATGCTTCTACTCCTTGGTGCTTGTTAGGAGATTTTAACTGTGTTTTTAGATTAAATGAGATTTCAG GGCTTGGGACTGTGAGAACAGTTGGTGACACATTCACCTGGACTAACAAACGGCCCCAAAATCCAGTCTTTAATCGTCTTGATCGAATGCTAGGGAATGCTTTATGGTTTCAACATTTCACTGAAGGGTGTGCCCAAGTAAAATCTAGAGGGATTATGGATCATAATCCCATTTTCTATGAGGAGCCTATTCCTATCAA GAATTTTAAGACTGCTCTTAGAGATCTTAACAAAAGCCATGGTGATCTCCATCTTACTGTGCACACTTTGAGAGCTCAGCTCAATGACATTCAACTTGCTACGGTCTCGGACAATGGAAGGGACTTGGTCATTCAAGAACAAATCCTAGTTGATAAACTCAACCTAGATTTACTCCAAGAGGAGCATTTTCTGCTTCAAAAATCCAGAGTTAAATGGTTGGGAGAAGGTGATAAAAATAATGCTTTCTTTCACCAACAATGCAAGGCAAACTGGAATCACATCAAAGTCCAGAATCTTCAAAATGAAGAGGGTGTAATGGTACATGGTCAACAAAATTGTGTTGAGGTGGTTGTCTCATATTTTCATAAATTAATGGCCAATGCAGACTCTCAAAATGCAAATTATGTTCTTGATTTGTCAACTATATGA